The following are from one region of the Salvia hispanica cultivar TCC Black 2014 chromosome 1, UniMelb_Shisp_WGS_1.0, whole genome shotgun sequence genome:
- the LOC125215606 gene encoding putative disease resistance protein RGA1 isoform X1: MAEAFLQLLLDNLTSLIKEEIGLILGVDDEMKKLCSTLTIIQAVLEDAEDKQIESKPIRDWLQKLTVLAYEIDDILDECNTHVSKLNQSRSKLSRYGLKKVLYRHNIARMMKQVNEKVEVVAAERAKFHLRDMPVDRPREVALSSRETASLLNQSNKIQGREEDKDKIVKMLVNDVKEEQKMSVLPIIGVGGLGKTTLARLVFNDPQVEEHFDLRIWVCVSDNFEMKTLVKAMIESATGSGKASDLQYLDAAERHLWELLSKKRYLIVLDDVWNDHQDKWFELRDVLSCGLAGSSVVVTTRQKKVADIMTTLPCYCLEGLSDEHCWELLLHRAFGPGEEVSPQLEIIGKQIVKKCVGVPLAATTLGGILRFKRRAEEWIYVRDSEIWKLSMEESLIMPALRLSYHHLPLELRQCFAYFAAFPKDHCHRKEELILLWMAHGYISSKGTLQVEDVGNQICNELLLRSLLQVDKYENISMHDLVHDLAESIMENKVPGVQSERNLGSASTIREVHLLHKTLVFPKSFQQDMNITSILEFTSLRVLNAPRNIVKDLPSSIGNLKHLRSLNLSLSKFRTLPGSLCTLWNLQILYLHYCDRLVALPKKFTSLRNLQHLGLYGCNSLCEMPSKMRELNGLKTLSMFVVGLKRDNQLGELECLNLGGSLEIRHLERVKDHMDAKRAKIAEKNNLHELRLSWERNDLYKDEVDEMVLEALEPHPNLESLYIKGFSGRYLPRWMKNSTQRKIVHIEISDCKNIRRFPKLGAFSKTGRVTSS, encoded by the coding sequence ATGGCAGAGGcatttcttcaactccttcttGACAATCTGACCTCTCTTATCAAGGAGGAGATTGGACTGATCTTGGGTGTCGACGATGAGATGAAGAAGCTCTGCAGCACTCTCACCATCATTCAAGCTGTATTGGAGGATGCTGAAGACAAGCAAATCGAGAGCAAGCCAATTCGGGACTGGCTGCAAAAGCTCACAGTACTTGCTTATGAGATTGATGACATTTTGGATGAGTGCAACACTCATGTCTCCAAACTCAACCAATCTCGTTCAAAACTCAGTCGCTACGGCCTCAAAAAAGTTCTGTATCGCCACAACATTGCAAGGATGATGAAGCAAGTCAACGAGAAAGTGGAGGTTGTTGCTGCGGAACGTGCTAAGTTTCATCTGCGCGATATGCCTGTTGATAGGCCGAGAGAAGTTGCTCTTTCCTCACGCGAGACAGCTTCCCTATTGAACCAGTCTAATAAGATTCAAGGCAGGGAAGAAGATAAAGACAAGATTGTGAAGATGCTAGTGAATGATGTGAAGGAGGAGCAGAAGATGTCCGTGTTGCCAATCATCGGCGTTGGCGGCCTTGGGAAGACCACTCTCGCTCGACTAGTCTTCAACGATCCGCAGGTGGAAGAGCACTTCGATCTAAGGATTTGGGTTTGTGTCTCAGATAATTTTGAGATGAAGACTTTGGTGAAGGCCATGATTGAATCTGCCACGGGGAGCGGAAAAGCTTCGGATCTGCAGTACTTGGATGCTGCAGAGCGTCACCTTTGGGAATTGTTGAGCAAAAAAAGATATTTGATTGTTTTAGATGACGTCTGGAACGACCACCAGGATAAATGGTTTGAGTTGAGAGACGTTCTATCATGTGGCTTAGCCGGCTCATCTGTCGTCGTCACCACACGCCAGAAGAAGGTTGCTGATATAATGACAACACTTCCATGTTACTGCCTTGAGGGGCTGTCGGATGAGCATTGCTGGGAACTGCTGCTGCATCGCGCCTTCGGTCCGGGAGAAGAGGTGTCCCCACAGCTAGAGATAATTGGGAAACAGATCGTGAAGAAATGTGTTGGAGTGCCCCTGGCTGCTACAACTCTTGGAGGAATCTTACGGTTTAAAAGGAGGGCAGAGGAATGGATATATGTGAGAGATAGTGAGATATGGAAGTTGTCGATGGAAGAGAGTTTGATAATGCCCGCTTTGAGATTGAGTTATCATCATCTTCCGTTGGAGCTCAGACAATGCTTTGCTTATTTTGCAGCGTTTCCTAAGGACCATTGCCATAGAAAGGAAGAATTGATCCTTCTATGGATGGCTCATGGCTACATTTCATCAAAGGGGACTCTACAAGTGGAAGATGTTGGAAATCAAATATGTAATGAGTTACTACTCAGATCTCTTCTACAAGTAGATAAGTATGAAAATATCAGTATGCATGATCTCGTTCATGATCTGGCAGAGTCAATAATGGAGAACAAAGTTCCTGGAGTACAAAGTGAAAGAAATCTAGGAAGTGCATCAACTATCCGCGAGGTACATTTGCTACACAAAACTCTTGTGTTTCCTAAATCTTTTCAGCAAGATATGAACATCACTTCCATCTTAGAGTTCACAAGTTTAAGAGTGTTAAATGCCCCTCGTAACATAGTAAAAGATTTGCCTTCTTCCATTGGAAATCTTAAACATTTGCGATCCTTGAATTTGTCTCTATCTAAATTTCGCACTCTCCCGGGCTCGTTGTGTACTCTTTGGAATTTGCAAATCCTCTACTTGCACTACTGTGATAGACTTGTGGCTTTACCTAAGAAGTTCACATCTCTACGTAATCTCCAACATCTAGGTTTGTATGGCTGCAACTCGTTGTGTGAGATGCCATCTAAAATGAGAGAGTTAAATGGCCTAAAAACGTTGAGTATGTTTGTTGTTGGTCTCAAGAGAGATAACCAACTTGGGGAACTGGAATGCTTGAACCTCGGTGGAAGTCTTGAGATTAGGCATCTGGAGAGAGTAAAAGACCATATGGATGCTAAGAGAGCAAAGATTGCAGAGAAAAACAATCTTCATGAGTTGAGGTTGTCGTGGGAAAGAAATGATTTGTACAAGGATGAAGTTGATGAAATGGTGTTGGAAGCACTTGAACCTCACCCCAATCTTGAATCTCTTTATATAAAAGGCTTCAGTGGTAGATATCTTCCACGTTGGATGAAAAATTCAACGCAGAGGAAAATAGTTCATATAGAGATAAGTGATTGCAAAAATATTAGGCGTTTTCCAAAACTGGGAGCGTTTTCCAAAACTGGGAGAGTTACCTCATCTTAG
- the LOC125215606 gene encoding putative disease resistance protein RGA1 isoform X2 yields the protein MAEAFLQLLLDNLTSLIKEEIGLILGVDDEMKKLCSTLTIIQAVLEDAEDKQIESKPIRDWLQKLTVLAYEIDDILDECNTHVSKLNQSRSKLSRYGLKKVLYRHNIARMMKQVNEKVEVVAAERAKFHLRDMPVDRPREVALSSRETASLLNQSNKIQGREEDKDKIVKMLVNDVKEEQKMSVLPIIGVGGLGKTTLARLVFNDPQVEEHFDLRIWVCVSDNFEMKTLVKAMIESATGSGKASDLQYLDAAERHLWELLSKKRYLIVLDDVWNDHQDKWFELRDVLSCGLAGSSVVVTTRQKKVADIMTTLPCYCLEGLSDEHCWELLLHRAFGPGEEVSPQLEIIGKQIVKKCVGVPLAATTLGGILRFKRRAEEWIYVRDSEIWKLSMEESLIMPALRLSYHHLPLELRQCFAYFAAFPKDHCHRKEELILLWMAHGYISSKGTLQVEDVGNQICNELLLRSLLQVDKYENISMHDLVHDLAESIMENKVPGVQSERNLGSASTIREVCMAATRCVRCHLK from the exons ATGGCAGAGGcatttcttcaactccttcttGACAATCTGACCTCTCTTATCAAGGAGGAGATTGGACTGATCTTGGGTGTCGACGATGAGATGAAGAAGCTCTGCAGCACTCTCACCATCATTCAAGCTGTATTGGAGGATGCTGAAGACAAGCAAATCGAGAGCAAGCCAATTCGGGACTGGCTGCAAAAGCTCACAGTACTTGCTTATGAGATTGATGACATTTTGGATGAGTGCAACACTCATGTCTCCAAACTCAACCAATCTCGTTCAAAACTCAGTCGCTACGGCCTCAAAAAAGTTCTGTATCGCCACAACATTGCAAGGATGATGAAGCAAGTCAACGAGAAAGTGGAGGTTGTTGCTGCGGAACGTGCTAAGTTTCATCTGCGCGATATGCCTGTTGATAGGCCGAGAGAAGTTGCTCTTTCCTCACGCGAGACAGCTTCCCTATTGAACCAGTCTAATAAGATTCAAGGCAGGGAAGAAGATAAAGACAAGATTGTGAAGATGCTAGTGAATGATGTGAAGGAGGAGCAGAAGATGTCCGTGTTGCCAATCATCGGCGTTGGCGGCCTTGGGAAGACCACTCTCGCTCGACTAGTCTTCAACGATCCGCAGGTGGAAGAGCACTTCGATCTAAGGATTTGGGTTTGTGTCTCAGATAATTTTGAGATGAAGACTTTGGTGAAGGCCATGATTGAATCTGCCACGGGGAGCGGAAAAGCTTCGGATCTGCAGTACTTGGATGCTGCAGAGCGTCACCTTTGGGAATTGTTGAGCAAAAAAAGATATTTGATTGTTTTAGATGACGTCTGGAACGACCACCAGGATAAATGGTTTGAGTTGAGAGACGTTCTATCATGTGGCTTAGCCGGCTCATCTGTCGTCGTCACCACACGCCAGAAGAAGGTTGCTGATATAATGACAACACTTCCATGTTACTGCCTTGAGGGGCTGTCGGATGAGCATTGCTGGGAACTGCTGCTGCATCGCGCCTTCGGTCCGGGAGAAGAGGTGTCCCCACAGCTAGAGATAATTGGGAAACAGATCGTGAAGAAATGTGTTGGAGTGCCCCTGGCTGCTACAACTCTTGGAGGAATCTTACGGTTTAAAAGGAGGGCAGAGGAATGGATATATGTGAGAGATAGTGAGATATGGAAGTTGTCGATGGAAGAGAGTTTGATAATGCCCGCTTTGAGATTGAGTTATCATCATCTTCCGTTGGAGCTCAGACAATGCTTTGCTTATTTTGCAGCGTTTCCTAAGGACCATTGCCATAGAAAGGAAGAATTGATCCTTCTATGGATGGCTCATGGCTACATTTCATCAAAGGGGACTCTACAAGTGGAAGATGTTGGAAATCAAATATGTAATGAGTTACTACTCAGATCTCTTCTACAAGTAGATAAGTATGAAAATATCAGTATGCATGATCTCGTTCATGATCTGGCAGAGTCAATAATGGAGAACAAAGTTCCTGGAGTACAAAGTGAAAGAAATCTAGGAAGTGCATCAACTATCCGCGAG GTTTGTATGGCTGCAACTCGTTGTGTGAGATGCCATCTAAAATGA
- the LOC125197628 gene encoding uncharacterized protein LOC125197628, which produces MALKPCKFRVYHLTNFAKEWFECLPTEQVSTWKDIVAAFLDKYYPPGTILKLKSEIFQFIQRPNEPLYVAVARFKGLLRKCPNHGFTVDQQVGILYNSFNKQICAMLDSWGNKGFLRKSGAEAMAVIEEFATNSCGWSKERHQTRRVAVVEADEESSLVKELAELKVRVNQMDTSRREDPIPPTSIIAITKPDAEAAPIEDVNYVQQGGSPNRSFNNNNYRPNHGGGNYNNYNGNRPHPNLSYSNNNFLQPPAGLNASKDRKTNDTKIGVLEARLNNLEAGINTLTTAVTSIKNQMDQVQQKLEEDKKAAARVADINKKWVAKQKKSTSGAQTGVCPTPSAPLQASQRAATVPAETPAPKDALVRHNGIEIPRYAKLLREAVMRKKKPTKADLKLPLHCSEIIQREKTVKQRDPGQFIIKCSIGQGKVDKALCDLGASINIMPLKYYEKLNIGPLMKANCMIRFADNSTIKAVGMIEDVLVKVDDFISR; this is translated from the exons atggccttaaaaccgtGCAAATTCCGAGTGTATCACCTTACAAATTTTGCTAAGGAATGGTTTGAATGTCTACCTACAGAGCAAGTATCCACGTGGAAGGACATAGTGGCTGCTTTCCTCGACAAGTATTACCCGCCGGGCACCATATTGAAGCTGAAGAGTGAAATCTTCCAGTTCATCCAGCGCCCAAACGAGCCTCTTTATGTGGCCGTTGCTCGTTTCAAAGGATTACTCCGCAAGTGCCCCAACCATGGTTTCACCGTGGACCAGCAGGTAGGCATTTTATATAATAGCTTTAACAAGCAAATTTGCGCTATGTTGGATTCATGGGGGAACAAAGGATTCCTAAGGAAGAGCGGAGCAGAGGCTATGGCGGTGATAGAGGAATTTGCCACAAATAGTTGCGGGTGGTCAAAAGAGAGGCATCAAACGAGGAGAGTTGCAGTAGTAGAGGCAGACGAGGAGAGCTCCTTGGTGAAGGAGTTGGCGGAGCTAAAGGTAAGGGTGAATCAGATGGATACATCGAGGAGAGAAGATCCGATTCCACCGACCTCCATTATCGCAATCACCAAACCCGACGCTGAAGCCGCTCCCATTGAGGATGTCAACTATGTGCAACAAGGAGGCAGTCCCAACAGATCCTTTAACAACAATAATTATCGCCCTAATCATGGGGGTggtaattacaataattataatgggaACCGTCCTCATCCCAACCTTTCGTACTCTAACAATAATTTCTTGCAGCCCCCTGCAGGATTGAATGCGAGTAAAGATAGAAAGACCAACGACACCAAGATTGGAGTCTTGGAAGCAAGGTTGAACAACCTCGAGGCTGGAATAAACACGCTCACAACTGCTGTCACCTCAATCAAAAATCAGATGGACCAAGTCCAACAAAAGTTAGAGGAGGACAAGAAGGCAGCAGCGCGAGTTGCAGACATTAACAAAAAGTGGGTCGCGAAGCAGAAAAAAAGCACCTCTGGGGCTCAAACCGGAGTCTGCCCGACGCCCAGCGCACCGCTGCAAGCTTCGCAGCGGGCCGCTACCGTGCCAGCAGAAACTCCCGCGCCCAAGGATGCTCTCGTGCGTCACAATGGGATT GAAATACCTAGGTATGCGAAACTACTTAGGGAGGCCGTGATGCGAAAGAAGAAGCCTACAAAGGCTGATCTTAAGTTGCCTCTTCATTGCAGTGAGATCATTCAACGGGAGAAAACAGTAAAGCAGAGAGATCCTGGCCAGTTCATTATCAAGTGTTCAATCGGCCAAGGAAAAGTAGACAAGGCACTGTGTGATCTTGGAGCTAGCATCAACATCATGCCACTCAAATACTACGAAAAGCTCAATATCGGGCCACTTATGAAGGCAAACTGCATGATTAGGTTCGCCGATAACTCCACAATTAAAGCGGTGGGCATGATCGAGGATGTGTTGGTAAAAGTAGATGATTTCATTTCCCGCTGA